From Fusarium oxysporum f. sp. lycopersici 4287 chromosome 10, whole genome shotgun sequence, the proteins below share one genomic window:
- a CDS encoding CMGC/RCK/MAK protein kinase (At least one base has a quality score < 10) yields MMTVQNDLTYRGVSGQQLALEDRFEVLKEIGDGSFGSVVLGRVRTAGANVARRGTVVAIKTMKKSFESLAPCLELREVVFLRTLPQHPHLVPALDIFLDPYTKKLHIAMEYMEGNLYQLMKARDHKCLDNASVKSILFQIMQGLEHIHSHHFFHRDIKPENILVTTSSHNESGNTFRRYSALVTPPSTPPTYTVKIADFGLARETHSKLPYTTYVSTRWYRAPEVLLRAGEYSAPVDIWAVGAMAVEIATLKPLFPGGNEVDQVWRVCEIMGSPGNWYNKSGNRVGGGDWREGTRLAGKLGFSFPKMAPHAMDTILQTPQWPTSLSQFVTWCLMWDPKNRPTSSQALAHEYFADAVDPMRPKSSASRILGRKQSDLSRSSKEAATTTPTSVKQSWFRKSLIGRSESTDLATMQAQTKDSTAPRPAPVHASSAVEASTAKVRPAAGKRTTWTNGPSNVAPMPILPTARPISPIPDAGKTKKLGRQLSVASSTNNYTEMHRQQAERALNGNSGLASPPSGQKESFFSHLRKRARRFSGRHQTPVSPAYDDDLEAQVGCGPWASNRSSMVIDQSQQQAPIPKSEVYESLDKALRDVQNNLDSRPPVPPSHQISPTSTLKRHHSLPQHQARSVDNLIGAARGGPISSRTRRAQATHGVHQYEAPDEEDELLDEALTSTQRAVKRMEQNQNKPLRQSASNIGLMNPYPTPSPSANGNQVLFADGHEAVTPRPLDLNKKTDNQYKWPTPPYEESEWAASAAASIWAAGSRF; encoded by the exons ATGATGACTGTTCAAAATGACTTGACCTATCGGGGTGTTTCTGGTCAACAGCTTGCCCTCGAGGATCGATTTGAAGTATTGAAGGAGATTGGCGATGGAAGCTTTGGCAGTGTCGTTCTTGGTAGAGTTCGGACGGCTGGTGCCAACGTTGCTCGCCGAGGTACAGTG GTCGCTATCAAGacaatgaagaagagcttcgagTCGCTAGCACCATGTTTGGAGCTCCGCGAGGTCGTCTTCCTTCGCACTctccctcaacatcctcaccTAGTTCCCGCTCTCGACATCTTCTTGGACCCCTacaccaagaagctccatATCGCCATGGAGTACATGGAGGGCAACCTCTACCAACTGATGAAGGCTCGCGACCACAAGTGTCTCGATAATGCCAGCGTCAAGAGCATTCTTTTCCAGATCATGCAAGGTCTCGAACACATTCACTCTCACCACTTCTTCCACCGCGACATCAAGCCCGAAAACATCCTAGTCACTACTTCTAGTCACAATGAATCTGGCAACACCTTCCGCCGATACTCAGCTCTCGTTACTCctccttcaacaccacccaCATACACCGTCAAAATAGCCGATTTCGGTCTCGCCCGAGAGACACACTCAAAGCTCCCCTACACTACTTACGTATCAACAAGATGGTACCGTGCTCCCGAAGTTCTTTTACGAGCTGGAGAATACTCCGCTCCCGTCGATATCTGGGCTGTTGGTGCTATGGCTGTTGAGATTGCTACATTGAAGCCCTTGTTTCCCGGTGGAAATGAGGTTGATCAAGTTTGGCGAGTTTGTGAGATTATGGGCAGCCCTGGTAACTGGTATAACAAGTCCGGTAACCGCGTCGGTGGAGGAGATTGGCGTGAGGGAACCAGACTCGCTGGCAAGCTTGGTTTCTCATTCCCCAAGATGGCTCCCCATGCTATGGACACCATTCTGCAAACACCCCAATGGCCGACCTCCCTCAGCCAGTTCGTCACTTGGTGCTTAATGTGGGACCCCAAGAACCgcccaacatcatcacaggCTCTTGCTCACGAGTACTTTGCCGATGCCGTTGATCCTATGCGACCCAAgtcttctgcttctcgaaTTCTTGGACGCAAACAGTCTGACCTCAGCCGAAGCAGCAAGGAGGCTGCTACTACTACACCCACATCTGTGAAGCAATCTTGGTTCCGCAAGTCTCTCATCGGACGTTCTGAGAGCACTGACCTGGCTACCATGCAGGCCCAGACAAAGGATTCCACTGCCCCCAGACCCGCACCTGTACATGCTTCATCGGCTGTTGAGGCATCCACTGCAAAGGTTCGCCCAGCTGCCGGAAAGAGGACCACTTGGACAAATGGCCCATCAAACGTAGCGCCCATGCCTATTCTTCCCACTGCGCGACCGATCTCGCCGATCCCTGATGCT GGGAAGACCAAGAAACTTGGCCGACAGCTCTCTGTCGCTTCAAGCACAAACAACTACACAGAAATGCATCGGCAACAGGCCGAAAGGGCACTCAATGGGAATTCTGGCCTCGCCTCCCCTCCGAGTGGACAGAAGGAGAGCTTCTTTTCACATCTCAGAAAGCGTGCGCGGCGGTTCTCGGGACGACATCAGACCCCCGTCTCACCCGCCTATGACGACGACCTGGAGGCCCAGGTTGGATGTGGCCCTTGGGCTAGCAACCGGTCGTCCATGGTTATTGACCAATCGCAACAACAGGCTCCCATTCCTAAATCCGAGGTCTACGAATCCCTGGACAAGGCCCTCCGAGATGTTCAGAACAACCTCGATTCGCGACCTCCCGTTCCGCCCAGTCACCAGATCTCGCCTACCAGCACCCTCAAGCGACATCACTCGcttcctcaacaccaagcccGGTCAGTAGACAACCTGATCGGTGCTGCTCGAGGTGGGCCCATCTCTAGCCGAACAAGGAGGGCCCAAGCGACACATGGCGTACATCAATATGAGGCTcctgatgaggaagacgagcttCTAGACGAGGCTTTGACTTCTACTCAACGGGCCGTCAAGCGCATGGAGCAGAACCAAAATAAGCCTCTTCGACAGTCGGCTAGCAACATTGGGTTGATGAACCCATACCCTACGCCGTCACCCTCAGCCAACGGTAATCAAGTCCTGTTTGCCGATGGTCACGAGGCTGTTACCCCCAGGCCACTGGATCTTAACAAGAAGACTGATAACCAGTATAAGTGGCCCACGCCACCATATGAGGAAAGCGAGTGggcagcatcagcagccGCTAGTATCTGGGCTGCTGGCAGTCGCTTCTAA
- a CDS encoding CMGC/RCK/MAK protein kinase (At least one base has a quality score < 10), with protein sequence MMTVQNDLTYRGVSGQQLALEDRFEVLKEIGDGSFGSVVLGRVRTAGANVARRGTVVAIKTMKKSFESLAPCLELREVVFLRTLPQHPHLVPALDIFLDPYTKKLHIAMEYMEGNLYQLMKARDHKCLDNASVKSILFQIMQGLEHIHSHHFFHRDIKPENILVTTSSHNESGNTFRRYSALVTPPSTPPTYTVKIADFGLARETHSKLPYTTYVSTRWYRAPEVLLRAGEYSAPVDIWAVGAMAVEIATLKPLFPGGNEVDQVWRVCEIMGSPGNWYNKSGNRVGGGDWREGTRLAGKLGFSFPKMAPHAMDTILQTPQWPTSLSQFVTWCLMWDPKNRPTSSQALAHEYFADAVDPMRPKSSASRILGRKQSDLSRSSKEAATTTPTSVKQSWFRKSLIGRSESTDLATMQAQTKDSTAPRPAPVHASSAVEASTAKVRPAAGKRTTWTNGPSNVAPMPILPTARPISPIPDAVNARANNTYDDSYANGHGQGKTKKLGRQLSVASSTNNYTEMHRQQAERALNGNSGLASPPSGQKESFFSHLRKRARRFSGRHQTPVSPAYDDDLEAQVGCGPWASNRSSMVIDQSQQQAPIPKSEVYESLDKALRDVQNNLDSRPPVPPSHQISPTSTLKRHHSLPQHQARSVDNLIGAARGGPISSRTRRAQATHGVHQYEAPDEEDELLDEALTSTQRAVKRMEQNQNKPLRQSASNIGLMNPYPTPSPSANGNQVLFADGHEAVTPRPLDLNKKTDNQYKWPTPPYEESEWAASAAASIWAAGSRF encoded by the exons ATGATGACTGTTCAAAATGACTTGACCTATCGGGGTGTTTCTGGTCAACAGCTTGCCCTCGAGGATCGATTTGAAGTATTGAAGGAGATTGGCGATGGAAGCTTTGGCAGTGTCGTTCTTGGTAGAGTTCGGACGGCTGGTGCCAACGTTGCTCGCCGAGGTACAGTG GTCGCTATCAAGacaatgaagaagagcttcgagTCGCTAGCACCATGTTTGGAGCTCCGCGAGGTCGTCTTCCTTCGCACTctccctcaacatcctcaccTAGTTCCCGCTCTCGACATCTTCTTGGACCCCTacaccaagaagctccatATCGCCATGGAGTACATGGAGGGCAACCTCTACCAACTGATGAAGGCTCGCGACCACAAGTGTCTCGATAATGCCAGCGTCAAGAGCATTCTTTTCCAGATCATGCAAGGTCTCGAACACATTCACTCTCACCACTTCTTCCACCGCGACATCAAGCCCGAAAACATCCTAGTCACTACTTCTAGTCACAATGAATCTGGCAACACCTTCCGCCGATACTCAGCTCTCGTTACTCctccttcaacaccacccaCATACACCGTCAAAATAGCCGATTTCGGTCTCGCCCGAGAGACACACTCAAAGCTCCCCTACACTACTTACGTATCAACAAGATGGTACCGTGCTCCCGAAGTTCTTTTACGAGCTGGAGAATACTCCGCTCCCGTCGATATCTGGGCTGTTGGTGCTATGGCTGTTGAGATTGCTACATTGAAGCCCTTGTTTCCCGGTGGAAATGAGGTTGATCAAGTTTGGCGAGTTTGTGAGATTATGGGCAGCCCTGGTAACTGGTATAACAAGTCCGGTAACCGCGTCGGTGGAGGAGATTGGCGTGAGGGAACCAGACTCGCTGGCAAGCTTGGTTTCTCATTCCCCAAGATGGCTCCCCATGCTATGGACACCATTCTGCAAACACCCCAATGGCCGACCTCCCTCAGCCAGTTCGTCACTTGGTGCTTAATGTGGGACCCCAAGAACCgcccaacatcatcacaggCTCTTGCTCACGAGTACTTTGCCGATGCCGTTGATCCTATGCGACCCAAgtcttctgcttctcgaaTTCTTGGACGCAAACAGTCTGACCTCAGCCGAAGCAGCAAGGAGGCTGCTACTACTACACCCACATCTGTGAAGCAATCTTGGTTCCGCAAGTCTCTCATCGGACGTTCTGAGAGCACTGACCTGGCTACCATGCAGGCCCAGACAAAGGATTCCACTGCCCCCAGACCCGCACCTGTACATGCTTCATCGGCTGTTGAGGCATCCACTGCAAAGGTTCGCCCAGCTGCCGGAAAGAGGACCACTTGGACAAATGGCCCATCAAACGTAGCGCCCATGCCTATTCTTCCCACTGCGCGACCGATCTCGCCGATCCCTGATGCTGTAAATGCCCGCGCCAACAACACATACGACGACTCTTACGCTAATGGACATGGCCAGGGGAAGACCAAGAAACTTGGCCGACAGCTCTCTGTCGCTTCAAGCACAAACAACTACACAGAAATGCATCGGCAACAGGCCGAAAGGGCACTCAATGGGAATTCTGGCCTCGCCTCCCCTCCGAGTGGACAGAAGGAGAGCTTCTTTTCACATCTCAGAAAGCGTGCGCGGCGGTTCTCGGGACGACATCAGACCCCCGTCTCACCCGCCTATGACGACGACCTGGAGGCCCAGGTTGGATGTGGCCCTTGGGCTAGCAACCGGTCGTCCATGGTTATTGACCAATCGCAACAACAGGCTCCCATTCCTAAATCCGAGGTCTACGAATCCCTGGACAAGGCCCTCCGAGATGTTCAGAACAACCTCGATTCGCGACCTCCCGTTCCGCCCAGTCACCAGATCTCGCCTACCAGCACCCTCAAGCGACATCACTCGcttcctcaacaccaagcccGGTCAGTAGACAACCTGATCGGTGCTGCTCGAGGTGGGCCCATCTCTAGCCGAACAAGGAGGGCCCAAGCGACACATGGCGTACATCAATATGAGGCTcctgatgaggaagacgagcttCTAGACGAGGCTTTGACTTCTACTCAACGGGCCGTCAAGCGCATGGAGCAGAACCAAAATAAGCCTCTTCGACAGTCGGCTAGCAACATTGGGTTGATGAACCCATACCCTACGCCGTCACCCTCAGCCAACGGTAATCAAGTCCTGTTTGCCGATGGTCACGAGGCTGTTACCCCCAGGCCACTGGATCTTAACAAGAAGACTGATAACCAGTATAAGTGGCCCACGCCACCATATGAGGAAAGCGAGTGggcagcatcagcagccGCTAGTATCTGGGCTGCTGGCAGTCGCTTCTAA